The DNA segment ATGCATGCGCGCCAGCACCTCGCGCGGCTTGATGGGCTTGGTCACGTAATCCACGCCGCCGGCGGCCAGGGCCGCCTCCAGGTGCTCGGTCTCGGTGAGGCCGGTCATGAAGATGATGGGAATGTGCGCGGTGGCCGGCTGGGCTTTCAGGCGGCGCGCGACCTCGAAGCCATCCATGCCGGGCATCATGGCGTCGAGCAGCACCACGTCGGGCATGGCCTGGGCGGCGCGGGCCAATGCGGTCTCGCCGCTGGTGGCCACCAGCACCGTGTAGCCGGATTCGTCCAGCGCATCGTGCAGCACGGCCAGGTTGTCGGGCACGTCGTCCACGACCAGCACCAGGCCGGCGCTGTCGCTGTCCATCAGCGGCGCGGCGCGGCCGGCGGCCGGGGCATGGGGGGCGAAAGGCGAAGGCAGGTCGGTCATCGGGATCAGGAGGATGCCATGAGGCGGGCCAGCGCCTCGAACTGGAACTGCCGCGCCAACGCGCGTGCGCCGGCCACCCAGCCGGCGCATTCGGGCTGCGCAGCCTCGATCTCCGCCAGCTGGGCCATCACGCCCCGGTAGTAGCCCAGCTCCACGGCCTCGGCCAGCGTCGCGAGCCGCGCGGCATCGGGCAGGGCCGCGCCGGGGCCGGCGGCCGGGGGCGGCGCAGCGGGGGGCGCGGCCTTTTCTTCCAGCCACTGCAGGGCCAGGCGCCGCTCCAGCCAGTCCAGCAACTCGGTGTGGCGCACGGGCTTGACGATGAAATCCTCGGGCTTGATGCCCACGTCGTTCTCCAGCCCCTTGTCGAAGGCATTGGCCGAGACCACGGCCACGTGCGCCTGCGTGTGGCCGGCCGCACGCAGGCGGCGGATGGTCTCCCAGCCGTCGATGCCGGGCATGGCCAGGTCCATGAAGACCACGTCGGGCCGGTAGCCGGCGGCCAGCAGGTCCAGCGCGTCGTGCCCGCTGGCGGCGGTGCGCAGCTCGAAGCCCAGCGGCGCCAGCAGCTGCACCAGCAGTTCGCGGTCGGGCTCTTCGTTGTCCACCACCAGCAGCCGGCGGCGCGGGCCGGCATAGCCGCGCCGTGCAGGCCGCGGGCCGGCGGCACGCTGCTCGGCCGCGCCCAGGGCGCCGGGGTGCACTTCGGGCAGGAAGAGCCGGATGCGGAACAGCGCGCCGGCACCGGGGGTGCTGGTCACGGTCATCTCGCCGCCCATCAGCTCGGTCAGCATCTTGGCGATGGTCAGCCCCAGCCCTGCGCCGGGCGCCGCGCCCTGGCTGCTGGCCGCACCGCGCTCGAAGGGCTCGAAGATGCTGGCGCGCTCGGCCTCGGTCAGGCCCGGGCCGCTGTCCTCGATCTCGATCAGGGCCAGTTCGCGCGCATGCCGCACGCCCAGGCGCACATGCCCCGCGGCGGTGAACTTGATGGCGTTGCCGATCAGGTTGATGAGGATCTGCCGCACGCGCTTGTCGTCGCCGCGCACCACTTCGGGCAGCACGCCCTGCGGATCGAAGCGGAACGCCAGCCCCTTGGCGCGGGCCTGGGGCTCGAACATCTCGACCATCTCGTGCAGGCAGTCGGCGAAGCGCATGGGCCGTACCTGCAGCGTGAGCTTGCCGCTCTCGATGCGGGCGATGTCCAGCGTGCCCTCGATCAGCGTCAGCAGGTGCTCGCCGCCGCGCCGGATCACGCCCACGGCCTGCCGGCGGTGCGGCGGCACCGAGGCGTCCTCGCCCATCAACTGCGCGTAGCCCAGGATGCTGTTGAGCGGCGTGCGCAGCTCATGGCTGATGGCGCTGATGTAGCGGCTCTTGGCCTGGTTGGCCTGGTCGGCCAGGCGCCGGGCCTGCTCGGCCTCCTCGCGCGCCTCCTCGGCCACGCCGCGCGCCTGTTCGGCGGTGCGACGGGCTTCCTGCAGCGCCTGGTCGGTCTGCCGGTGCAGCGCGATCTCGCGCTGCAGCAGGTGGGTCTGCCGGTTCGACTCCTCCTGCGCCACCTTGCGGCTCTTGTGGGCCAGCACCAGCCACCAGGCCACGATCCCCGAGATGACCAGCAGCGCCAGGTAGGCCTTGAGCAGCCCCGAGCGCAGCGGCGCCGCGCCGGTGCCCGGCACGCCCAGGACCTGCGTCTCCTGGTGGTAGAAAAGCCCGAACACCGCCGCCAGCAGCGGCGCGATCACCAGCATCAGCAGCAGGAAGTGCCCCAGCCCGGAATCCAGCAGCCGCCATGCGCTGCGCGGCAGCAGCCAGCGCAGCGCCCCGGCCCACTGCACCGCCAGGTGCGCGTGGGGCTTGCACATGTCGCCGCAGCGCGCATCCAGCGTGCAGCACAGCGAGCAGATGTGGCCACGGTAGGCGGGGCAGTGCGCCATGTCGGGCGCCTCGTATTCGCGCTCGCAGACCACGCAGCGCAGCATGGCGGGCAGCGCGGCCGTGGCTGAAGCAGCGGCAGGGGCGGCTCCACCGCCGCTGCAGCCTTCGCAGCCCCCCGTGCCGCAGGCCCGCGGCGCCGCCGTGCGGGCCAGGTAGTAGCGCCCGCCCGTGGCCCAGGCGATGGCGGGCGCCGCGACGAAGGCCGTCACCATCGCGATCACCGCCGAGAAGGCCTGTGCGGTCGGCCCGAACAGCCCCAGGTGCGCCACCACCGACAGCAGCGAGGCCAGCGCCATCGCGCCCACGCCCACCGGGTTGACGTCGTACAGGTGCGCGCGCTTGAACTCGATGCCCGGCGGCGACAGCCCCAGCGGCTTGTTCACCACCAGGTCGGCCACCACGGCCATCATCCAGGCGATGGCGATGTTGGAATACAGCCCCAGCACCTGCCCCAGCGCGGTGAACACGTTCATCTCCATCAGCATGAAGGCGATGAGCGTGTTGAACACCACCCACACCACGCGCCCCGGGTGGCTGTGCGTGAGCCGCGAGAAGAAATTGCTCCACGCGAGCGAGCCCGCATAGGCGTTGGTCACGTTGATCTTGATCTGCGACACCACCACGAAAATCGCCGTGGCCGCCACGGCCCAGCGGTAATCCGCGAACACGTAGCCGTAGGCCGCCAGATACATCTGGTTGGGGTCCACGGCCCGCTCGGGGGGCACGCTCAGGGTGATCGCCAGGTAGGCCAGCAGCGCGCCGCCCAGCATCTTGAACACGCCCAGCACCACCCAGCCCGGCCCGCCGGCCAGCACCCCGGCCCACCACCGCCACCGGTTCGCGCGCGTGCGCGCCGGCATGAAGCGCAGGTAGTCGGCCTGCTCCCCCATCTGGGTGATGAGGGCGATGCCCACCGTGAGCGCCGCCCCAAAAAGGTGCAGATCGAACGCCGCCGAGCCGCCACGATCCCCGGAATAGTGCGCGATGCCCGCGAATGCACCAGGATCGCGCGCCAGCACGTAGCCGAACGGCACCAGCAGCATCACCAGCCAGACCGGCTGCGTCCACACCTGCAGCCGGCTGATGGCCGACACCCCGTGCGTCACCAGCGGAATCACCACCAGCGCGCAGAGCACGTAGCCCCAGGCGGGCGGAATGTCCAGCGCCAGCTCCAGCGCATAGGCCATCACGGCGGCCTCCAGCGCGAAGAAGACGAAGGTGAAGCTCGCGTAGATCAGCGAGGTGATGGTCGAGCCGATGTAGCCGAAGCCCGCCCCGCGCGTGAGCAGGTCCATGTCCACCCCGTAGCGCGCCGCACAGGCGCTGATGGGCATGCCGGCCAGGAAGATGATGAGCCCCGTCGCCAGGATGGCCCAGAAGGCGTTGGCGAAGCCGTACTGCACCAGCAGTGTGGCGCCCACCGCCTCCAGGATCAGGAACGAGGCCGCGCCGAAAGCCGTGTTGGCCACCCGCCAGGCGGACCACTTGCGAAATCGCTGCGGCGTGAAGCGCAGCGCATAGTCCTCCAGCGTCTCGCTGCCCACCCAGCTGTTGTAGTCGCGGCGCACCTTGACGATGCGCTGCGGCGCCTCGCCTTCTGCGGCGTCATGCGGTGGCAGGGAAGTGGAAACGGGGGCGGATGGCACGCCCCGCAGGTGCAGCATTCATGCCACCTGTCCTCGCCCGCGGCGCTGCACGCCTTCAGCGCGCAGGGGGCATGCGGCCGGCGTAGGCCTTGTCGGTCAGGCTGCGCAGGAAGGCCACGAGGTCGTCGATCTCCGCGTCGGACAGCGCCGCCGCGGTGCCGGCACGCCGGTTCATCGGCGGCGAATTGACGTTGACATTGCCGCGGCATGCCTGCGGCACGTCGTCGAAGGGCCGGCCGCCGGCGTACCAGTGGGCGGGGTCGGTAGAGCGCGTGTTGTAGAACGCCACCGCGTCGCGCAGGTCGCCGAACACCGCGTTGTGCATGAAACGCTGGCGCACCGCCACGTTGCGCAGCCCCGGCGTGCGCAGGTAGGCGCACCACTGCCCCGGCTCCGGCCAGCCCAGGCGCCGCGCCGTGGCATCCAGCCCGGTATCGAAATGGCGCGGATCGCGGTTGTCCGCCAGCCGCCGGTTGCGCGGCACGGCGATCGCGTCGTACCCGAAATCGGTGAACAGCGACCGCTCGGACCGCGACGCCGTCTCCGCCATGGTGTGGCAGGAGGCGCAGTTGCCCTTGTCCGGGTTGCGGAACAGCGCCAGCCCGCGCTGCTCGGCCGGCGACAACGTGCCCTGGCCGCGCAGGTAGTCGTCGAAGCGCGAACTGAACGGCGCCATGGCGTCGCTCTGCAGGAAGGCCTGCAATGCGGCCCCCAGGGCGCGCAGCAGCGCCTCGGGGTCGCGCTGCACCGCGGCGCCGAAGCGCGGCGCCAGCTCCGCCGCCAAACCGCTGCGCTGCGCCGAGCGCAGCAATTGCCCCGGGGTGCCGTTGTTCATCTCGCGCGGGTCCAGCAAGGGGCCGCGGATCTGCTCGGCCAGCGTGTCGGCCCGCCCGTCGGCGAACAGGCCGCCGAAGGGCGAGGCGAAGGGCGCATCGTCGTCCTGGTAGAAATGGCGGCGCGGCACGTAGCGCACGTAGAGCAGCGAGGGCGCCGTGCGCGCGCCGAAGTGCCCGGGCCGGCTGCCTTCGGAGGTGCCCGGCCCGGCCAGCGCACGGGGCGTGGCCAGGCTGGGCCCGAAGGCCTGCCCCGGGTCGTGGCAGGCCGCGCACGACATGCCGCGCGGCCGCGACAGCCGCGGGTCGTTGAACAGCCTCTCGCCCAGGTGCACCAGTTCCGGATCGGGAGCAAACACGGCCCGGGTCGGGTCCACCCGCGAGGCCACCTGGGGCGTGCGCCCCACCCAGCCCACCACCGCCTGGGCCGGCACGCCCGCCAGCAGCACGACCTGCGTCTCGGGCACACCAGCCGCACCGGGCGCAGCGGCAGCCGCCGCCAGGGGCAGCCACGCCAGCGCGACGGCCGCCAGCCGGCTCCGCCAGCCTGCCGTCACGGCGCCAGGAAGCCGGTCTTGTCGCACGCCAGCGTGCGGCCGGACTGCTGGCAGGTGGCCAGCAGCTTGCCGGTGGTCGTGTAGGCCTTGAAGGTCCAGCCGGTGGCGGGCGACGCGCGGCGCTCCATCATCGCGAAGCCGAAGCTCGCGTGGTGCGTGATGCGGTCGATGGTGGTGCCCGGCGCGGGCGAAGCGCTGGCCGGCAGCGGATCGGACAGCGCCACGTCGAGGTTGTCGCCTGCGTTGCCGGTCACCAGCGTCGCCGGATGGCCCGAGGCGAAGTTGATGGCCTGGAAGTCGTGCACGTGGCCGTGGAGCGCGACGTGCACGCCCGGCGGATAGTAGGCCTGCTGGTAGAGGCCCACCATGGCCGACTGCAGCGCCGCATTGCCCGGTGCGGGCGTGCTGCCGGCCACCGGCGCGAAGGCCAGGATCGGGTGGTGGTTGGTGAAGATGTTCGTCGCCACGCCGGCCTTGGCCGCCAGCGCGGCCACGCTCTGGAACTGCTTCTGGTAGATGCCGAACTGCAGGTCCGTGCTCTTGAGCGCCGTCTTGCCCGTCTTGGCCGAATCGAACACGATCACCTGCGTATCCCCGCCCAGGGCCACCGCATAGGGCTCGGAATAGTTGCCCACGTTGTCGTTGGCCGGCAGGTTGCAGGAGCTCTGCTCGCTGTAGGCGCGCGGGTCCAGGAAGCGGAACCAGCCCTGCCCGGCGCGCGCGCACTCCTCATGGTTGCCGCGCGCCATGATCCAGGGCGCGCCGGCCAGCAGCGGCGCCGCGGGCTTGAAGAAGTCCGCCTGCCAGGTGTCCCAGCCATAGCCCCAGGGGCTGCCCTTGCAGCCCGCCACATCGCCCGGGCAGGCGTTTTCGCGGTAGTGGTAGTCGCCGATGTGCAGCACCAGGTCCGGCGCCATGGCGGCGGCCGTCGCGGCGACGGTCGCGAAGGGCCACGCCACGGGATCGCTGCAGGGCTGCCAGGCGTTGTCCGCCTTCTTGAGGCGGCAGCCCGTGTCGGCGATCAGCAGCACGCGCTGCGGCTGCGCCTTCGGCAGCGGCAGGGTGCGGTCGGCCACGGTGGCCTGGCGGGCCGAATCGGGCAGCACCGTCTCGCAGACCGACACGGGAAACTCCGAAGGCTTCGAGTCGGACGGATCGCTCGCGGTGGTCCGCTGCGCCACCGTGCCGGCGGCCACGCGCAGCGCCATGCGGCTGGGCTGGTTGTCCACCACGATCCGGGGGCAGACGCTGGCGTCCGCGGCCGAGCCGGCGGGCAGCGTGTAGCTGGTGATCACCCGGGCAGTGGCATGGCTGCCTTCGCCCACCACCACCCAGGCGGCCTGGATGTTGGCGGGTGCGCTCGCGGCATCGGCCGTGATGCCGGAGCCGCCGCCGTCGCAGCCGGACAGGGTGAGCGCGCCGCCGATGGCGAGCGCCGCTCCGAAGGGAGAAATCCAGCGGGATGCCTGCATGTCGTGTGTCTTTCTTTCAAGCGGGCCGGTCGTCGGGCCGGGCCGCATCCTAGTAACAGCGGGTTACATCCACGTGACACCTCCAGCCGTTCCCGCTGGCAAGGTTCCTGCTTTACGATGTCTGCCCAGTTGAGGCGACCGACGGAACCACCCATGGAACTGACCCCCCGGGAAAAAGACAAGCTGCTTCTCTTCACCGCCGCGCTGCTGGCCGAACGCCGCAAGGCGCGCGGCCTCAAGCTCAACTACCCGGAGGCGGTAGCACTGATCTCCGCGGCCGTGCTGGAAGGCGCCCGCGACGGCAAGACCGTGGCCCAGCTCATGAGCGAGGGCCGCGAAGTCCTCACGCGCGACGACGTGATGGACGGCGTGCCGGAAATGATCTCGGACATCCAGGTCGAAGCCACCTTCCCGGACGGCACCAAGCTCGTCACCGTCCACCAGCCCATCGCCTGAAGGCGACCGCGGACTGCCCCGCCCCCCTTCTCTCTCTGCCCACGGAGCCTCCCATGCGCATTGCCCGTTCCCTCCTGCCCGCACTGCTTGCCGCCGCCGCGCTGCCGGCGCTGGCCCATACCGGTGCGGATGCCGGCCACCACCACGGCTTCACCGCCGGGTTCCTGCACCCGCTCACCGGCATGGACCACCTGGCCGCGATGGTGGCCGTGGGCCTGTGGAGCGCCCTGGCCGCGCGCAGCCGCCGCGAACTGCTGGCAGCGCCCCTGGGCTTCGCCGGCATGCTGCTGGCGGGCGCGCTCGCGGGCCTCGCGGGCCTGTCGCTGCCCGCGGTGGAGCCCATGATCGCCGCCTCGCTGCTGGTGCTGGGCCTGCTGGTGGCCACGCAGCGCCGCCTGCCCGCGCCCGCCGCCGCGGCGCTGGTCGGCGTCTTCGCCGTGTTCCACGGCATCGCCCACGGCCACGAACTGGCCGGCGACGGTGCCGCCCTGCCCACGCTGGCCGGCATGCTCGCCGCCACCGTGGCCCTGCATGCCGGCGGCATCGGCCTGGGCGTGGCCCTGCGCGGCGCCAACCGCTGGCTGCCGCGTGCGGCCGGCGCCGCCGTCGGCCTCTTCGGCCTCGCCCTGCTGGGCGGCCTGGCCTGAACACGAACCGAGGAGCGCACCATGGTCCCGGGCGAACTGCTGGTCGATGACGGCGAGCACCCACTCAACCCCTGCCGGCGCACCGTCACCCTGGTGGTGCGCAACAGCGCCGACCGGCCCATCCAGGTCGGCTCGCACTACCACTTCGCCGAAACCAACGGCGCGCTCGATTTCGACCGCGCGGCCGCGCGCGGCATGCGGCTGAACATCACCTCGGGCACCGCGGTGCGCTTCGAGCCCGGCCAGCAGCGCACCGTCGAACTGGTGGACTACGCCGGCAGCCGCACCGTGTACGGCTTCCGCGGCGACACCCAGGGCCCGCTGGACGTGCCCCCCGCGGAAGCCGCACCCGGCCTGCCGCAGCAGCCCTGATCCGCCCCGCCCCTTCACGCACCACGCCCACAGCCACCGGAAAGGCAAGACCACACCATGGCCACCGTATCCCGCCGCGCCTACGCGGAAATGTTCGGCCCCACCGTGGGCGACCGCGTGCGGCTGGCCGACACCGGCCTCGTCGCCGAAGTCGAGCAGGACTTCACCCTGCGCGCCGGCGGCTACGGCGAGGAAGTCAAGTTCGGCGGCGGCAAGACCATCCGCGACGGCATGGCCCAGAGCCAGCGCACCCGCGCCGAAGGGGCGATGGACACCGTGCTCACCAACGCCCTCGTCATCGACCACTGGGGCATCGTCAAGGCCGATATCGGCCTGAAGGACGGCCGCGTCGCCGCCATCGGCAAGGCCGGCAACCCGGACACCCAGCCCGGCGTGGACATCGTCATCGGCCCCGGCACCGAGATCATCAGCTGCGAAGGCAATATCGTCACCGCCGGAGGCATCGACAGCCACATCCACTTCATCTGCCCCCAGCAGATCGAGGAGGCGCTGGCCTCCGGCGTCACCACCATGCTCGGCGGCGGCACCGGCCCGGCCACCGGCACCCTGGCCACCACCTCCACCCCCGGCCCCTGGCACATCGAGCGCATGCTGCAGGCGGCGGACGCCTTCCCGATGAACATCGGCTTCCTGGGCAAGGGCAACGCCAGCCTGCCCGCCGCGCTGCACGAGCAGATCGAGGCCGGCGTGATCGGCCTCAAGCTGCACGAGGACTGGGGCACCACGCCCTCGGCCATCAGCAACTGCCTGGACGTGGCCGATGCCACCGACACGCAGGTGGCGATCCACTCCGACACCCTCAACGAGAGCGGCTTCGTCGAGAACACCATCGCCGCCGTCGGCGGGCGCGGGATCTGCGCCTTCCACACCGAAGGCGCGGGCGGGGGCCATGCGCCGGACATCCTGCGCGTGGTGGGCGAGGACAACTTCCTGCCCTCCTCCACCAACCCCACCATGCCCTACACGCGCAACACGCTGGACGAGCACGTGGACATGCTCATGGTGTGCCACCACCTGGACGCCTCCATCGCCGAAGACCTGGCCTTCGCCGAGAGCCGCATCCGCAAGGAAACCATCGCCGCCGAGGACATCCTGCACGACCTGGGCGCCATCAGCATGATGAGCAGCGACAGCCAGGCCATGGGCCGCGTCGGCGAAGTCATCCTGCGCACCTGGCAGACGGCCGACAAGATGAAGCAGCAGCGCGGCGCCCTGCCCGAGGATGGCCCCCGCAACGACAACCACCGCATCAAGCGCTACGTCGCCAAGTACACCATCAACCCCGCGATCGCCCACGGCATTTCCCACGACGTGGGCAGCCTGGAGGTCGGCAAGTGGGCCGACATCGTGGTCTGGAAGCCCGCCTTCTTCGGCGTGAAGCCCGCGATGATCCTCAAGGGCGGCAGCATCGCCCTGGCCGCCATGGGCGACCCCAACGCCTCCATCCCCACGCCCCAGCCCGTGCACTACCGCCCCATGTTCGGTGCCTTCGGCGGCTCCCTGGAGCGCTCCTCGCTCACCTTCGTCTCGCAGGCGGCCATGGCGGCCGGCGTGGGCGAGCGCTACGGCCTGGCCAAGCAGCTCAGCGCCGTGCGCGGCATCCGCGGCGTGCGCAAGCAGCACATGGTGCACAACAGCTACACCCCGCGCATGGAGATCGACGCGCAGACCTACACCGTGCGCGCCGACGGCCAGCTGCTCACCTGCGAACCCGCCACCCGGCTGCCGCTGGCGCAGCGCTACTTCCTTTTCTGAGCCGGCCGATGGACGCACGCCCCGACGCGGCCACGGCCGCCCTGCGCATCCGCCTGGACGACCTGGGCGACCCGCGCATCGCCGTCTTCCTGGAGGAGCACCTGGCCGACATGCGCCGCGTCTCGCCCCCCGAGAGCGTGCACGCGCTCGACCTGGACGGCCTGCGCCGCCCGGAAATCCGCTTCTGGAGCGCCTGGCTGGAAACGCCGCACGGCGACCAACTGGCCGGCACCGTCGCGCTCAAGCGGCTGGACGCCGGCCATGCGGAACTCAAGTCGATGCGCACGGCCGCCGCCCTGCGCGGCCAGGGCATCGCCGCCCGCATGCTGGCCCACGCCCTTGCCGAGGCCCGCGCCGCAGGCCACGCGCGCATCAGCCTGGAGACGGGCAGCCAGCCCTTTTTCGCGCCGGCCCGCGCGCTCTATGCACGCCACGGCTTCGAGGACTGCGCGCCGTTCGGCAGCTACGGCCCCGACCCGGCCAGCCACTTCATGACACGCGCGCTCTGACGCACACGCATCCGCCAGGCGCCCGCCGGCCGGCCCCACGCTCCCAGGACGGGCCGCCAGGCCGCAGAATGGCGTTTTCGCCGCCCAGGACCCCGACATGCTGACCGCCAACAAACTCCTCCCCCAGGGCCACGGCCTCGCCCCCGTCCTGCTCAAGCGCGCCGCCACCGTCGAACTCGACTGGGACGTGCGCCAGAAAAGCCGCTTCGCCGCCACCGATTCCACCGGGCGCGAACTGGGCGTCTTCCTGCCCCGCGGCACCGTCGTGCGCGGCGGCGACGTGCTCGTGGCCGAGGACGGCAGCATGGTCCGCGTGCTCGCCGCGCCCCAGGCCGTGCTGCGCATCACCCACTGCACGCAGCACGGCACGCCCTTCGACCTCATCCGCGCCGCCTACCACCTCGGCAACCGCCACGTGCCGATCGAGCTGCGCCCGGACCACCTTCAGATCGAGCCCGACCACGTGCTCGCCGACATGCTGCGCGCCATGCACCTCATCGTCACCGAGCAGCAGGCGCCCTTCGAGCCCGAAGGCGGCGCGTATGCCGCGGGCGGGCACGGACACGGCCATGCGCACGGACACGGCCACGGACATGCGGCCCACAGCCACGGGCACGATCACGGCCATGACCATGGGCATGGCCACGCGCACGCGCACAGCCACGACCACGGCACGCACGCACCAGGCCATGAGCACGACCACGAAGCCGAAGGCTGCGACCACGATCACGACTGCGGCCACCACCATGACCACGGCCAGGACCATGGCCACGCCCATCCGCATTCCCTCGCCCGCTGAAGCGCGCATGGCGCCTGCACCCGATTCCGCCCCTTCCGGTCCTGCAGCGCCCGGTCCGGCATCGATGCCACAAGCCCTGCCCGCGGCCAGCCTGCTGCAGCTCATCTGGCTCGCTTCGCCCGCCCTGCCCGTGGGCGGTTTCTCGTACTCCGAAGGGCTGGAGATCGCCGTCGAATGCGCGGGCGTCACCACCGAAGCCACGGCCGCCGCCTGGCTGCAGGAACAGCTGATGCTCACCCAGGCCCGCGGCGACCTCGCCGTCGTCCACCAGGCCCTCACCGCCTGGCGCGCGGGCGACGCGGAGCGCGTGCGCGCCCTCAACGACTGGGTGCTGCACACCCGCGAGACCAGCGAGTTGCGCCTGCAGACCGAGCAGATGGGCCGCTCCCTCGCCGACTGGCTGCGCAACCAGCACACGGGTGATCCGGAGGCCCTGGCCGACGTCGCGCGCCTCGCCGCCCTGCCACCCACCTATCCCGTCGCCTTCGCCCTGGCCGCCGCGCGCACCCAGGCACGCTCCGAAGACGTGCTGCTCGCCTGCGCCTTCGGCTGGGCCGAGAACATGGTCCAGGCCGCCATCAAGGCCGTGCCCCTGGGCCAGAGCGCCGGCCAGCGCATCCTCGCGCGGCTCGCCGCCGCCATCCCCGGCGCCGTGGCCCACGCCATGCAACTGGGCGACGCGGAGCGCCAGGCCTTCTCCCCCATGCTGGCCGTGCTCTCGGCCCGGCATGAAACGCAGTATTCCCGCCTTTTCCGCTCATGACCGCCATGACCATGAACATGAACGCCACCACCAACACCTCGCCCCTGCACCACGTCCCGAACCGCACCAAGCCCCTGCCCCCGCTGCGCGTGGGCATCGGCGGCCCCGTCGGCTCCGGCAAGACCACCATCCTGGAGATGCTCTGCAAGGCCATGCGCGACCAATACGACCTCGTCGCCATCACCAACGACATCTACACCAAGGAAGACCAGCGCCTGCTCACCGTCAGCGGCGCCCTGCCCGCCGAACGCATCATGGGCGTGGAAACCGGCGGCTGCCCCCACACCGCCATCCGCGAGGACTGCTCCATCAACCTCGAGGCCATCGACCGCATGCTGGCCCAGTACCCCGATGCCGACATCGTCTTCGTCGAAAGCGGCGGCGACAACCTGGCCGCCACCTTCAGCCCCGAGCTGAGCGACCTCACCATCTACGTGATCGACGTCGCCGCCGGCGAGAAGATCCCCCGCAAGGGCGGCCCCGGCATCACCAAGAGCGATCTCTTCGTCATCAACAAGACCGACCTCGCACCCCACGTGGGTGCGAACCTGGACGTGATGGAGGCCGACACGCGCCGCATGCGGGGTAGCAAACCCTTCGTGATGACCAACCTGAAGACGCAGCAGGGGCTGGACGGAGTGATCGAGTTCATCGAGAAGAAGGGGTTGCTGCAGGCGGGGCGGGCTTGAGGGGCTGCCCCACGCGGCTAGAATGCGGCTCCTGCAGCCTGCGGAGACTTGGGTGAGCGGTTTAAACCAGCAGTCTTGAAAACTGCCGACGGGCAACCGTCCGTGAGTTCGAATCTCACAGTCTCCGCCAGACCCACCAAACAAGCGCCCTCGTCAGGGCGCTTTTTTTCGCGCTGATGGCGGCATTGATCATGAAATATCAACGGATTACGCTTGATAGCATGGTGTTATATACAGCATTCGTGCAGCGGCCATGCACCCGCTCATCACGCGCACTCCAATTTTTGACCTACTGGATGGCCTACGGAAATCGCTGATGCCGAAGCGTGCGCGCGAGCTGACGGCGTTAGAGGTGTCGCGGCTCAAGGCGGAGGGGTCGCACGCCGTGGGCGGCGCGAGTGGGCTGTACCTACGGATCGAAGGCGGCTCCCGCTCTTGGGTTCTGCGGTACGTTTTCGCGCGTGCCCGCCGGCGCATGGGTTTGGGCAGCTACCCCGGCGTTTCGCTCGCGGCGTCCCGCGATGACGCACGGGCCGCGCTCAAGCTGCGCGACTCGGGTAAAGATCCGCTCGTAATGCGTGATGCCGAGCGCGAGACGGTGCGGCTCGCCGCGGCCCAGCGGGTGCCTTTCGACGAGGCCGCCGCCGAATACATCCGCGAGCACGAATCGATATGGCGCAGCCTCAAGCACACCCAACAGTGGCGCAGCACTCTCGCCACCTACGCTTCACCCCACTTCGGCCACGTCCCCGTTTCGGAGATGGATCAAGCTCGGGTGCTGCGCGCGCTGGCACCGATCTGGAAGGTGAAGACGGAAACCGCGA comes from the Paracidovorax avenae ATCC 19860 genome and includes:
- a CDS encoding hybrid sensor histidine kinase/response regulator: MLHLRGVPSAPVSTSLPPHDAAEGEAPQRIVKVRRDYNSWVGSETLEDYALRFTPQRFRKWSAWRVANTAFGAASFLILEAVGATLLVQYGFANAFWAILATGLIIFLAGMPISACAARYGVDMDLLTRGAGFGYIGSTITSLIYASFTFVFFALEAAVMAYALELALDIPPAWGYVLCALVVIPLVTHGVSAISRLQVWTQPVWLVMLLVPFGYVLARDPGAFAGIAHYSGDRGGSAAFDLHLFGAALTVGIALITQMGEQADYLRFMPARTRANRWRWWAGVLAGGPGWVVLGVFKMLGGALLAYLAITLSVPPERAVDPNQMYLAAYGYVFADYRWAVAATAIFVVVSQIKINVTNAYAGSLAWSNFFSRLTHSHPGRVVWVVFNTLIAFMLMEMNVFTALGQVLGLYSNIAIAWMMAVVADLVVNKPLGLSPPGIEFKRAHLYDVNPVGVGAMALASLLSVVAHLGLFGPTAQAFSAVIAMVTAFVAAPAIAWATGGRYYLARTAAPRACGTGGCEGCSGGGAAPAAASATAALPAMLRCVVCEREYEAPDMAHCPAYRGHICSLCCTLDARCGDMCKPHAHLAVQWAGALRWLLPRSAWRLLDSGLGHFLLLMLVIAPLLAAVFGLFYHQETQVLGVPGTGAAPLRSGLLKAYLALLVISGIVAWWLVLAHKSRKVAQEESNRQTHLLQREIALHRQTDQALQEARRTAEQARGVAEEAREEAEQARRLADQANQAKSRYISAISHELRTPLNSILGYAQLMGEDASVPPHRRQAVGVIRRGGEHLLTLIEGTLDIARIESGKLTLQVRPMRFADCLHEMVEMFEPQARAKGLAFRFDPQGVLPEVVRGDDKRVRQILINLIGNAIKFTAAGHVRLGVRHARELALIEIEDSGPGLTEAERASIFEPFERGAASSQGAAPGAGLGLTIAKMLTELMGGEMTVTSTPGAGALFRIRLFLPEVHPGALGAAEQRAAGPRPARRGYAGPRRRLLVVDNEEPDRELLVQLLAPLGFELRTAASGHDALDLLAAGYRPDVVFMDLAMPGIDGWETIRRLRAAGHTQAHVAVVSANAFDKGLENDVGIKPEDFIVKPVRHTELLDWLERRLALQWLEEKAAPPAAPPPAAGPGAALPDAARLATLAEAVELGYYRGVMAQLAEIEAAQPECAGWVAGARALARQFQFEALARLMASS
- a CDS encoding cytochrome-c peroxidase produces the protein MRQDRLPGAVTAGWRSRLAAVALAWLPLAAAAAAPGAAGVPETQVVLLAGVPAQAVVGWVGRTPQVASRVDPTRAVFAPDPELVHLGERLFNDPRLSRPRGMSCAACHDPGQAFGPSLATPRALAGPGTSEGSRPGHFGARTAPSLLYVRYVPRRHFYQDDDAPFASPFGGLFADGRADTLAEQIRGPLLDPREMNNGTPGQLLRSAQRSGLAAELAPRFGAAVQRDPEALLRALGAALQAFLQSDAMAPFSSRFDDYLRGQGTLSPAEQRGLALFRNPDKGNCASCHTMAETASRSERSLFTDFGYDAIAVPRNRRLADNRDPRHFDTGLDATARRLGWPEPGQWCAYLRTPGLRNVAVRQRFMHNAVFGDLRDAVAFYNTRSTDPAHWYAGGRPFDDVPQACRGNVNVNSPPMNRRAGTAAALSDAEIDDLVAFLRSLTDKAYAGRMPPAR
- a CDS encoding metallophosphoesterase; amino-acid sequence: MQASRWISPFGAALAIGGALTLSGCDGGGSGITADAASAPANIQAAWVVVGEGSHATARVITSYTLPAGSAADASVCPRIVVDNQPSRMALRVAAGTVAQRTTASDPSDSKPSEFPVSVCETVLPDSARQATVADRTLPLPKAQPQRVLLIADTGCRLKKADNAWQPCSDPVAWPFATVAATAAAMAPDLVLHIGDYHYRENACPGDVAGCKGSPWGYGWDTWQADFFKPAAPLLAGAPWIMARGNHEECARAGQGWFRFLDPRAYSEQSSCNLPANDNVGNYSEPYAVALGGDTQVIVFDSAKTGKTALKSTDLQFGIYQKQFQSVAALAAKAGVATNIFTNHHPILAFAPVAGSTPAPGNAALQSAMVGLYQQAYYPPGVHVALHGHVHDFQAINFASGHPATLVTGNAGDNLDVALSDPLPASASPAPGTTIDRITHHASFGFAMMERRASPATGWTFKAYTTTGKLLATCQQSGRTLACDKTGFLAP
- a CDS encoding urease subunit gamma, with the protein product MELTPREKDKLLLFTAALLAERRKARGLKLNYPEAVALISAAVLEGARDGKTVAQLMSEGREVLTRDDVMDGVPEMISDIQVEATFPDGTKLVTVHQPIA